In the Pseudomonas sp. ADAK2 genome, one interval contains:
- a CDS encoding DNA/RNA non-specific endonuclease, producing the protein MHLRKIAVGLSALVLLSTGTEARSLLDLLKPQTQHHAQTSHSGSINQNAALDLYSNKQKQPSFDGCAELFPAAKPISTATVPANMKPMALCSDNFAVLYSQTSRTPLLVVERLNAAQLKDAKGEERTNQFYPDPRIPKSGRAELSDYRSQHPAVDRGHQSPAADAPSPNAMAQSFALSNMVPQDPNNNRKIWSKVEADVRKFAKRANGNVFVFTGPLFDAGHGTIGANKVWVPTRLFKLVYDTSSQRAWAYVLPNAETRIQKPMDYDTFVKSTGLKLLGNLPVSGSVGRS; encoded by the coding sequence ATGCACCTACGCAAAATTGCAGTTGGGCTGTCGGCCCTTGTTTTGCTCTCCACCGGCACCGAAGCGCGCAGTCTGCTGGATCTTCTCAAGCCGCAAACCCAGCATCACGCACAAACATCCCACTCGGGCTCGATCAACCAGAACGCGGCCCTGGACCTCTATTCAAACAAACAGAAACAGCCCTCGTTTGACGGCTGCGCAGAACTGTTCCCGGCCGCGAAACCGATCAGCACCGCCACCGTGCCTGCCAACATGAAACCGATGGCCCTGTGTTCCGACAACTTCGCGGTGCTGTACTCGCAAACCAGCCGCACGCCGCTGTTAGTGGTCGAGCGCCTGAATGCCGCGCAACTGAAGGACGCCAAAGGCGAGGAACGCACCAATCAGTTTTACCCGGACCCACGCATCCCCAAGAGTGGGCGCGCAGAGTTGAGCGATTACCGCAGCCAACATCCGGCCGTGGACCGTGGCCATCAATCGCCGGCGGCCGATGCACCGAGTCCGAATGCCATGGCCCAGTCCTTTGCGCTGTCGAACATGGTGCCGCAAGACCCCAACAACAACCGCAAGATCTGGAGCAAGGTCGAGGCTGATGTGAGGAAGTTTGCCAAGCGCGCCAATGGCAATGTGTTTGTCTTCACCGGCCCGCTGTTTGACGCCGGCCACGGTACCATCGGCGCCAACAAGGTCTGGGTGCCGACCCGCCTGTTCAAGCTGGTTTACGACACCTCGTCCCAGCGTGCCTGGGCCTACGTTTTGCCCAACGCTGAAACCCGCATCCAGAAACCGATGGACTACGACACGTTTGTGAAAAGCACCGGGCTCAAATTGCTGGGGAATCTACCGGTGAGCGGTTCCGTCGGGCGCTCTTGA
- a CDS encoding tRNA (adenine(22)-N(1))-methyltransferase, which translates to MNEQTLSMRLERVAVHVPTGARLADIGSDHGYLPVALMRRGAIVAAVAGEVALTPFRSAERTVRENGLEQHITVRLASGLAAIEPGDGITAISICGMGGETIRDILDHGKAHLSGQERLILQPNGGEQPLRQWLMDNGYRILCEELLRENRFYYEIIVAERAGPVAYSAEELYFGPLQMQARSPEFLAKWQRILREKQKTLNNFARARQAVPEEKLQEIARQARWITELLGA; encoded by the coding sequence TTGAACGAACAGACATTGTCCATGCGCCTGGAGCGCGTGGCGGTACATGTGCCCACCGGCGCGCGCCTGGCCGACATCGGCTCGGATCACGGCTACCTGCCGGTGGCGTTGATGCGCCGTGGCGCCATCGTGGCGGCGGTGGCTGGCGAGGTGGCGTTGACGCCGTTCCGCTCCGCTGAACGCACCGTGCGCGAGAATGGCCTGGAGCAGCACATCACCGTGCGCCTGGCCAGTGGCCTGGCAGCGATCGAGCCCGGCGACGGGATCACCGCGATCAGCATCTGCGGCATGGGCGGCGAGACCATCCGCGACATCCTCGACCACGGCAAGGCGCACCTGAGCGGCCAGGAACGCCTGATCCTGCAACCCAACGGCGGCGAGCAGCCACTGCGCCAATGGCTGATGGACAATGGCTACCGCATCCTCTGCGAGGAATTGCTGCGGGAGAACCGCTTTTACTACGAAATCATCGTTGCCGAGCGCGCCGGGCCTGTGGCCTACAGCGCTGAGGAACTGTACTTCGGCCCACTGCAGATGCAGGCACGCAGCCCGGAATTCCTGGCCAAGTGGCAGCGCATACTGCGAGAGAAGCAAAAAACGCTAAACAACTTCGCTCGGGCGCGGCAGGCCGTGCCCGAAGAGAAGCTGCAAGAGATCGCCCGGCAAGCCCGGTGGATCACCGAGCTGCTCGGGGCGTAG